A window of the Pseudomonas sp. B21_DOA genome harbors these coding sequences:
- a CDS encoding flagellin FliC: MALTVNTNTTSLNVQKNLNRASDALSTSMQRLSSGLKINSAKDDAAGLQIATRMSSQIRGNTQAIQNANDGISVAQTAEGALQASTDILQRMRELAVKARNGTNGTADQTATNAEFAQMSDEITRISAATNLNGKNLLDGSAGTVTLQVGANTGSANHIDLVLSGKFDAASLSVGSGTVVLTGATSAAAASNIDNAITAIDAAIANINATRAALGASQNRLTSTISNLQNITENTTAAQGRVQDTDFAAETANLTKQQTLQQASTSVLAQANQLPSAVLKLLQ; this comes from the coding sequence ATGGCTTTAACAGTAAACACCAACACCACATCGTTGAACGTTCAGAAAAACCTGAACCGCGCTTCCGACGCTCTGTCCACTTCGATGCAACGCCTGTCTTCCGGCCTGAAAATCAACAGCGCTAAAGACGACGCTGCCGGCCTGCAGATCGCTACTCGCATGTCTTCCCAGATCCGTGGTAACACCCAGGCTATCCAGAACGCCAACGACGGTATCTCCGTTGCTCAGACCGCTGAAGGCGCTCTGCAAGCTTCGACCGACATCCTGCAGCGTATGCGTGAACTGGCTGTTAAAGCCCGTAACGGTACCAACGGCACTGCTGACCAGACTGCAACCAACGCTGAATTCGCTCAGATGTCTGACGAAATCACCCGTATCTCGGCTGCTACCAACCTGAACGGCAAAAACCTGCTGGACGGTTCGGCTGGTACTGTAACTCTGCAAGTTGGCGCCAACACTGGCTCCGCCAACCACATCGACCTGGTTCTGAGCGGCAAGTTTGACGCTGCAAGCCTGTCGGTAGGTAGCGGTACTGTTGTTCTGACCGGTGCTACTTCCGCAGCCGCTGCTTCGAACATCGACAACGCGATCACTGCAATCGACGCTGCAATTGCGAACATCAACGCCACCCGCGCTGCTCTGGGTGCTTCGCAAAACCGTCTGACCAGCACCATCTCCAACCTGCAGAACATCACTGAAAACACCACCGCTGCTCAGGGTCGTGTACAGGACACCGACTTCGCCGCTGAAACTGCTAACCTGACCAAGCAGCAGACTCTGCAGCAAGCTTCGACCTCCGTACTGGCTCAAGCCAACCAACTGCCTTCCGCTGTACTGAAGCTGCTTCAGTAA
- a CDS encoding flagellar protein FlaG — MDMSVKLNVSYPAPKPVPPVADKPSELPKVQETEAPVAAKDQDSDSAKLKLAVQEIEKFVQSIKRNLEFSIDEHSGKVIVKVIASETGEVVRQIPSAEALKLADSLANASHVLFDAKV, encoded by the coding sequence ATGGACATGAGCGTAAAGCTTAACGTGTCTTATCCGGCTCCCAAGCCAGTGCCACCGGTCGCTGACAAACCGTCAGAGCTGCCTAAAGTCCAAGAGACTGAAGCACCGGTCGCGGCCAAGGATCAGGATTCGGACAGCGCCAAGTTGAAGCTGGCGGTGCAGGAGATCGAGAAGTTCGTCCAGTCGATCAAGCGCAATCTGGAGTTTTCGATTGATGAACACTCCGGCAAAGTCATCGTCAAAGTGATTGCAAGCGAAACGGGTGAGGTCGTTCGACAGATTCCCTCCGCCGAAGCCCTCAAGCTGGCCGACAGCCTGGCCAATGCGAGCCACGTATTGTTCGACGCTAAAGTCTGA
- the fliD gene encoding flagellar filament capping protein FliD → MASPILPGSGLGSGLDIGAIVTALVNADKSAKQTQIDTATKTNSLKISGVGSLKSALAAYQKAMGDLNKASSPAFAGFTATSDTPSVVGATSDKTAVPGTYSVVVKNLATGSKVASAAFAGGAASAIPSGTLKISQNGIDYNVAIPANATLQSTRDAINTAQSSNGISANIVTDSTGASRLVLSSNKTGAGMDLQVSGIAGLEIDGTQKMGDNPAAGASGAVGDVAKDASLTIDGLAVTSKTNTVTGAISGMTLNLTAASPLVNGVATPATVSVATNTAGIQTSLQSFIDSYNTLKKTIDTLSKATPDADGNLTVSAAFTGDALPRSLMADVRAQLTDPGAGGAGQLSVLSQMGVLTDSKTGLLTLDTAVFNKRMEIPGMAGQVQQLFSGTDSKNGLLARMTAAVDPYVKTGGLLDQRSSNLTNLTSSLQKQQAALDLRVANLTTTLTAKYNAMDLLVGQMKATASNITSFFSSLNAQQSAK, encoded by the coding sequence ATGGCAAGTCCAATTCTACCGGGTTCCGGACTGGGTTCCGGCCTGGACATCGGCGCGATCGTGACCGCGCTGGTCAACGCCGACAAGTCTGCCAAGCAGACGCAGATCGATACTGCAACCAAAACCAACAGCCTGAAGATTTCCGGTGTCGGTTCGCTGAAAAGTGCACTGGCTGCGTATCAGAAAGCGATGGGCGATCTGAACAAAGCTTCGAGTCCGGCGTTTGCCGGTTTTACCGCAACGTCTGACACCCCATCGGTTGTCGGTGCTACCTCGGATAAAACCGCCGTACCGGGTACTTACAGCGTCGTCGTGAAAAACCTGGCCACCGGCTCGAAAGTTGCCAGTGCCGCCTTTGCCGGCGGGGCCGCCAGTGCCATTCCGAGTGGTACTCTGAAAATCAGTCAGAATGGCATTGATTACAATGTCGCGATTCCGGCCAATGCCACCTTGCAGTCCACGCGCGATGCGATCAACACCGCGCAGTCCAGCAATGGCATTTCCGCGAACATCGTGACTGACAGTACCGGCGCCTCGCGTCTGGTACTGAGCTCCAACAAGACGGGCGCCGGCATGGACCTGCAGGTCAGCGGTATCGCCGGTCTCGAGATCGATGGCACCCAGAAGATGGGTGACAATCCTGCGGCAGGGGCATCCGGTGCGGTCGGTGATGTGGCCAAGGACGCCAGCCTGACCATTGACGGACTGGCCGTTACCAGCAAGACCAATACCGTGACCGGTGCGATCAGCGGCATGACGCTTAACCTGACTGCTGCCAGTCCGTTGGTCAATGGCGTCGCAACGCCAGCGACCGTTTCGGTTGCGACCAATACCGCCGGCATCCAGACATCGCTGCAATCGTTCATCGATTCCTATAACACCCTGAAGAAAACCATCGACACCTTGTCCAAGGCAACGCCGGATGCCGATGGCAATCTGACCGTTTCGGCGGCGTTCACCGGTGACGCTCTGCCGCGTTCGTTGATGGCGGACGTGCGGGCTCAGTTGACAGATCCAGGGGCGGGCGGAGCAGGGCAATTGTCCGTGCTCTCGCAGATGGGTGTCTTGACTGACAGTAAAACCGGTTTGCTGACGCTCGATACCGCAGTATTCAACAAGCGTATGGAAATCCCTGGCATGGCTGGCCAGGTTCAACAGCTGTTCAGCGGCACCGATTCCAAGAATGGTCTGTTGGCGCGTATGACTGCGGCGGTTGATCCGTACGTCAAGACTGGTGGGCTGCTCGATCAGCGCAGTTCCAACCTGACTAATCTGACATCGAGCCTGCAAAAGCAGCAGGCGGCGCTGGATCTGCGCGTGGCCAACCTGACGACGACATTGACCGCCAAGTACAATGCCATGGACTTGCTGGTAGGGCAGATGAAGGCAACGGCGAGCAACATCACGTCGTTCTTCAGCTCGCTGAACGCTCAGCAGTCCGCGAAGTAA
- the fliS gene encoding flagellar export chaperone FliS → MNPMLALRQYQKVGAHAQTSEASPHRLVQMLMEGGLARIAQAKGAIERKDIPGKCTAISKAIGIVSGLREGLDLENNAEALADLDGLYIYMMKRLAEANISSDPRVLDEVAGLLTTVKEGWDAIAPVPAPQF, encoded by the coding sequence ATGAACCCGATGTTAGCCCTTCGGCAGTACCAGAAAGTCGGCGCCCATGCGCAGACGTCCGAAGCGAGCCCGCACCGTCTGGTGCAAATGTTGATGGAAGGTGGCCTGGCCCGGATTGCGCAGGCCAAGGGCGCCATCGAACGCAAGGACATTCCCGGCAAGTGCACGGCGATCAGCAAGGCCATCGGCATTGTCAGTGGCCTGCGTGAAGGCCTCGATCTTGAAAACAACGCCGAGGCGCTGGCCGATCTGGATGGCCTGTACATCTACATGATGAAGCGTCTTGCCGAGGCGAACATCAGCAGCGACCCACGTGTGCTCGACGAAGTCGCCGGCCTGCTGACAACGGTCAAAGAAGGTTGGGACGCCATCGCGCCCGTGCCGGCTCCGCAGTTCTGA
- a CDS encoding flagellar protein FliT — MSLVLQRIADTREALVGALAERNWEAIGELDLACRSCMEDVMAEASLDEVALRDNLEELLFVYKELLEVAMGERQAIANEMSQITQAQKAAKVYHLFG; from the coding sequence ATGAGTCTTGTATTGCAGCGAATAGCCGATACCCGTGAAGCGTTGGTCGGAGCATTGGCCGAACGAAACTGGGAAGCCATTGGTGAGTTGGATCTGGCTTGCCGTTCCTGCATGGAAGACGTCATGGCGGAAGCTTCGCTGGACGAAGTGGCACTGCGCGACAACCTTGAGGAGCTGCTATTCGTCTACAAAGAGCTTCTCGAGGTAGCAATGGGCGAGCGGCAGGCGATAGCCAACGAGATGTCGCAGATCACCCAAGCGCAAAAGGCTGCAAAGGTTTACCATCTGTTTGGTTGA
- a CDS encoding sigma-54 dependent transcriptional regulator — MWRETKILLIDDDSVRRRDLAVILNFLGEENLPCGSHDWQQAVGSLSSSREVICVLIGTVNAPGALLGLLKTLGTWDEFLPVLLMGDNSSVDLPEDQRRRVLSTLEMPPSYSKLLDSLHRAQVYREMYDQARERGRHREPNLFRSLVGTSRAIQHVRQMMQQVADTDASVLILGESGTGKEVVARNLHYHSKRRDAPFVPVNCGAIPAELLESELFGHEKGAFTGAITSRAGRFELANGGTLFLDEIGDMPLPMQVKLLRVLQERTFERVGSNKTQSVDVRIIAATHKNLESMIEIGSFREDLYYRLNVFPIEMAPLRERVEDIPLLMNELISRMEHEKRGSIRFNSAAIMSLCRHGWPGNVRELANLVERMAIMHPYGVIGVVELPKKFRYVDDEDEQMVDSLRSDLEERVAINGHTPDFSANALLPPEGLDLKDYLGGLEQGLIQQALDDANGIVARAAERLRIRRTTLVEKMRKYGMSRAGGDEQADD; from the coding sequence ATGTGGCGTGAAACCAAAATTCTGCTGATCGATGACGATAGCGTCCGCCGCCGCGACCTGGCGGTGATTCTGAATTTTCTTGGCGAAGAAAATTTACCCTGCGGCAGCCATGACTGGCAGCAGGCAGTCGGCTCTTTGTCGTCTAGTCGTGAGGTCATTTGCGTACTGATCGGGACGGTCAATGCTCCTGGCGCGCTTTTGGGCTTGCTAAAGACACTCGGAACCTGGGATGAGTTCCTTCCGGTTTTGTTAATGGGCGATAATTCTTCCGTTGATCTGCCTGAAGACCAGCGTCGCCGCGTGCTGTCGACCTTGGAAATGCCGCCCAGCTACAGCAAATTGCTCGATTCGCTGCACCGCGCCCAGGTCTATCGCGAAATGTACGACCAGGCCCGTGAACGCGGCCGTCATCGCGAACCCAATCTTTTCCGCAGCCTCGTCGGTACCAGCCGTGCGATTCAGCACGTGCGGCAGATGATGCAGCAGGTCGCCGACACTGACGCCAGCGTGCTGATCCTCGGCGAGTCCGGCACCGGCAAGGAAGTGGTCGCGCGCAACCTTCACTATCACTCCAAACGTCGCGACGCGCCGTTCGTTCCAGTCAACTGCGGGGCGATCCCGGCAGAGCTGCTCGAAAGCGAACTGTTCGGCCACGAGAAGGGCGCCTTCACCGGCGCGATCACCAGCCGTGCCGGGCGCTTTGAACTGGCCAACGGCGGCACGCTGTTCCTCGACGAAATCGGCGATATGCCGCTGCCGATGCAGGTCAAGCTGCTGCGCGTATTGCAAGAGCGTACCTTCGAGCGCGTGGGCAGCAACAAGACCCAAAGCGTCGACGTGCGCATCATTGCCGCAACGCACAAGAATCTCGAAAGCATGATCGAGATCGGCTCGTTCCGCGAAGACCTCTACTATCGCCTGAACGTGTTCCCGATCGAGATGGCGCCGCTGCGTGAGCGCGTCGAGGACATCCCGCTGCTGATGAACGAATTGATCTCGCGCATGGAACACGAGAAGCGCGGTTCGATCCGTTTCAACTCGGCGGCGATCATGTCGCTGTGCCGTCACGGCTGGCCGGGCAACGTCCGCGAGCTGGCCAACCTCGTCGAGCGCATGGCGATCATGCATCCGTACGGAGTGATCGGCGTGGTCGAGTTGCCGAAGAAGTTCCGCTACGTCGACGACGAAGACGAGCAAATGGTCGACAGCCTGCGCAGCGATCTTGAAGAGCGTGTGGCGATCAACGGCCACACGCCTGACTTCAGCGCCAACGCGTTGCTGCCGCCGGAAGGCCTCGATCTCAAGGACTACCTCGGTGGTCTGGAGCAAGGCCTGATTCAGCAAGCCCTGGACGACGCCAATGGCATCGTGGCACGGGCCGCTGAACGTCTGCGTATTCGCCGCACGACCCTGGTCGAGAAGATGCGCAAATACGGCATGAGCCGGGCTGGAGGAGACGAACAGGCGGATGATTGA
- the fliE gene encoding flagellar hook-basal body complex protein FliE: MSQGIEFNRLMMDMQAMKVDAMSARKSTAAVPEIAGSSFSDMLGQAINKVSDTQQASTQLANAFEIGKSGVDLTDVMIASQKASVSFQALTQVRNKLVQAYQDIMQMPV; this comes from the coding sequence ATGAGCCAAGGTATTGAATTTAATCGGTTGATGATGGACATGCAGGCCATGAAAGTGGATGCCATGTCTGCGCGTAAATCGACTGCCGCTGTCCCTGAAATCGCGGGCAGCAGCTTTTCCGACATGCTCGGTCAGGCGATCAATAAAGTCAGCGATACCCAACAGGCGTCGACTCAACTGGCCAATGCGTTCGAGATCGGCAAGAGCGGCGTCGACCTGACTGACGTCATGATTGCGTCGCAAAAAGCCAGCGTGTCGTTCCAGGCTCTGACCCAGGTGCGCAACAAACTGGTCCAGGCTTACCAAGACATCATGCAGATGCCGGTTTAA
- the fliF gene encoding flagellar M-ring protein FliF: MAEAVADNVPAKATPIDGKPPLFGLSFLENLSQMTVLRQVGLLVGLAASVAIGFAVVLWSQQPDYRPLYGSLAGMDAKQVMETLAAADIPYNVEPNSGALLVKADDLSRARMKLAAAGVTPSDGNIGFEILDKEQGLGTSQFMEATRYRRGLEGELARTISSLNNVKGARVHLAIPKSSVFVRDERKPSASVLVELYSGRSLEPGQVVAIINLVATSVPELSKSQITVVDQKGNLLSDQAENSEMTMAGKQFDYSRRMESMLTQRVHNILQPVLGNDRYKAEVSADIDFSAVESTAEQFNPDQPALRSEQSVNEQRTASNGPQGVPGALSNQPPAPASAPQTTGGTAAPAGMIQPGQPLVDANGQQIMDPATGQPMLAPYPADKRQQSTKNFELDRSISHTKQQQGRLNRLSVSVVVDDQVKVNAANGETSRAPWSADELARFTRLVQDAVGFDASRGDSVSVINMPFSAERGEVIADIPFYSQPWFWDIVKQVLGVLFILVLVFGVLRPVLNNITGGGKGKELAGLGSDVELGGMGGLDGELANDRVSLGGPQSILLPSPSEGYDAQLNAIKSLVAEDPGRVAQVVKEWINADE, encoded by the coding sequence ATGGCAGAAGCAGTCGCTGATAACGTTCCGGCCAAGGCCACCCCGATCGACGGCAAACCGCCGCTGTTCGGCCTGTCCTTTCTGGAAAACCTTTCCCAGATGACCGTGCTGCGTCAGGTCGGCCTGTTGGTCGGTCTGGCTGCGAGCGTGGCGATTGGCTTTGCCGTGGTGCTGTGGTCGCAGCAGCCGGATTACCGTCCACTGTACGGCAGCCTTGCCGGCATGGACGCCAAACAGGTCATGGAAACTCTGGCCGCCGCTGACATTCCTTACAACGTGGAGCCCAATTCCGGCGCCTTGCTGGTCAAGGCCGACGACCTGTCCCGTGCACGGATGAAACTCGCTGCCGCTGGTGTCACTCCCAGCGACGGCAACATCGGTTTCGAAATCCTCGACAAGGAACAGGGTCTGGGCACCAGCCAGTTCATGGAAGCGACCCGTTATCGTCGCGGCCTCGAGGGCGAACTGGCGCGCACTATCTCCAGCCTGAACAACGTCAAGGGTGCGCGCGTGCACCTGGCGATTCCGAAGAGTTCGGTGTTCGTCCGTGACGAGCGCAAGCCGAGCGCCTCGGTATTGGTCGAGCTGTACAGCGGGCGTTCGCTGGAACCGGGTCAGGTGGTGGCGATCATCAACCTGGTGGCGACTTCCGTGCCTGAGTTGAGCAAATCGCAGATCACCGTCGTCGATCAGAAGGGCAACCTGCTCTCCGATCAGGCCGAAAATTCTGAAATGACCATGGCCGGTAAGCAGTTCGATTACAGCCGTCGCATGGAAAGCATGCTCACCCAGCGCGTGCACAACATTCTGCAACCGGTACTGGGCAACGATCGCTACAAGGCTGAAGTCTCCGCCGACATCGATTTCAGTGCCGTCGAATCGACCGCCGAGCAGTTCAACCCGGACCAACCGGCGTTGCGCAGCGAGCAGTCGGTCAACGAACAACGCACCGCGAGCAATGGCCCGCAAGGTGTGCCGGGTGCCCTGAGCAACCAGCCACCGGCGCCGGCCTCGGCGCCGCAGACCACCGGCGGCACCGCCGCACCGGCCGGTATGATCCAGCCGGGCCAGCCACTGGTTGACGCCAACGGCCAGCAGATCATGGACCCGGCCACTGGCCAGCCGATGCTCGCACCGTACCCGGCAGACAAGCGTCAACAATCGACGAAGAACTTCGAACTCGACCGTTCGATCAGCCACACCAAACAGCAGCAGGGCCGTCTCAATCGCCTGTCGGTGTCGGTGGTGGTCGACGATCAGGTCAAGGTCAATGCGGCCAACGGCGAAACCAGCCGTGCGCCGTGGAGCGCCGACGAATTGGCGCGCTTCACCCGTCTGGTGCAGGACGCCGTCGGTTTCGATGCCAGTCGTGGCGACAGCGTCAGCGTGATCAACATGCCGTTCTCCGCCGAACGCGGCGAAGTGATTGCCGATATTCCGTTCTACTCCCAGCCATGGTTCTGGGACATCGTCAAACAAGTGCTGGGTGTGCTGTTCATCCTCGTACTGGTGTTTGGTGTGCTGCGTCCGGTGCTCAACAACATCACCGGCGGTGGCAAAGGCAAGGAGCTGGCCGGTCTGGGCAGCGACGTGGAACTTGGTGGCATGGGCGGCCTGGACGGCGAACTGGCCAACGACCGCGTGAGCCTCGGTGGTCCGCAGAGCATTCTGTTGCCGAGCCCGAGCGAGGGTTATGACGCGCAGCTGAATGCAATCAAGAGTCTGGTAGCTGAAGACCCGGGTCGCGTGGCTCAGGTCGTAAAAGAGTGGATTAACGCAGATGAGTGA
- the fliG gene encoding flagellar motor switch protein FliG — protein sequence MSDNRAAAVKLTKVDKAAILLLSLGSTDAAQVLRHMGPKEVQRVGVAMAQMGNVHREQVEQVMSEFVDIVGDQTSLGVGSDDYVRKMLTQALGEDKANGLIDRILLGGNTSGLDSLKWMEPRAVADVIRYEHPQIQAIVVAYLDPDQAGEVLGNFDHKVRLDIILRVSSLNTVQPAALKELNQILEKQFSGNSNASRTTLGGIKRAADIMNFLDSSIEGQLMDSIREVDEDLSGQIEDLMFVFNNLADVDDRGIQALLREVSSDVLVLALKGSDEGVKEKIFKNMSKRAAELLRDDLEAKGPVRVSDVETAQKEILTIARRMAEAGEIVLGGKGGEEMI from the coding sequence ATGAGTGATAACCGAGCCGCCGCCGTCAAACTGACCAAGGTCGACAAAGCCGCGATTCTGCTGCTGTCCCTGGGTTCGACCGATGCTGCGCAAGTGCTGCGCCACATGGGCCCCAAAGAGGTTCAGCGCGTCGGCGTGGCCATGGCGCAGATGGGCAACGTCCATCGCGAACAGGTCGAGCAGGTGATGAGCGAGTTCGTCGACATCGTCGGCGATCAGACCAGCCTCGGCGTCGGTTCCGACGACTACGTGCGCAAGATGCTCACCCAGGCCCTGGGCGAAGACAAGGCCAACGGCCTGATCGACCGCATCCTGCTCGGTGGTAACACCAGCGGCCTCGACAGCCTGAAATGGATGGAGCCGCGCGCCGTCGCCGACGTGATCCGCTACGAACACCCGCAGATCCAGGCAATCGTGGTCGCGTACCTCGACCCGGATCAGGCCGGTGAAGTGCTCGGCAACTTCGACCACAAAGTGCGTCTGGACATCATTCTGCGCGTCTCGTCGTTGAACACCGTGCAACCGGCCGCCTTGAAAGAACTCAACCAGATTCTCGAGAAGCAGTTCTCCGGCAACTCGAACGCCTCGCGCACCACCCTGGGTGGCATCAAGCGTGCGGCCGACATCATGAACTTCCTCGACAGCTCGATCGAAGGCCAGCTCATGGACTCGATCCGCGAAGTCGACGAAGACCTGTCCGGTCAGATCGAAGACCTCATGTTCGTGTTCAACAACCTTGCCGACGTCGACGACCGTGGCATCCAGGCGCTGTTGCGCGAAGTGTCTTCGGACGTGCTGGTACTGGCCCTCAAGGGTTCGGACGAAGGCGTCAAGGAAAAGATCTTCAAGAACATGTCCAAGCGTGCCGCCGAACTGTTGCGCGACGACCTCGAGGCCAAAGGCCCGGTGCGCGTCAGCGATGTCGAGACCGCGCAGAAGGAAATCCTCACCATTGCCCGTCGTATGGCCGAAGCCGGCGAGATCGTGCTCGGTGGCAAGGGCGGCGAGGAAATGATCTAA
- the fliH gene encoding flagellar assembly protein FliH, which produces MDKPDESVTDLIRARDVRGFESWALPSFDPPKPEPEPEPEPEPPEMEEVPLEEVQPLTLEELESIRQEAYNEGFAIGEKEGFHSTTLKVRQEAEAALAAKIASLELLMANLFEPIAEQDTQIEKSLVDLVQHITKQVIKRELAIDSTQIEHVMRDALKLLPLGVENVRLYVNPQDFAQVKALRERHEETWRIVEDESLLPGGCRVETEHSRIDASVESRVTQVMAKLFDQLHEQALHPAAPDLSLDIPEDTPAAVDSDEPRADASDAP; this is translated from the coding sequence ATGGATAAGCCTGACGAGTCTGTGACGGATCTGATCCGCGCCCGCGATGTTCGTGGTTTCGAATCCTGGGCGCTGCCCAGCTTCGATCCGCCGAAACCGGAACCCGAGCCGGAACCGGAACCCGAACCGCCGGAAATGGAAGAAGTGCCGCTGGAAGAAGTCCAGCCACTGACCCTGGAAGAACTCGAAAGCATCCGTCAGGAGGCTTACAACGAGGGCTTCGCCATCGGCGAAAAGGAAGGTTTTCACAGCACCACGCTGAAGGTTCGCCAGGAAGCAGAAGCCGCGCTGGCGGCGAAAATCGCCAGCCTTGAGCTGCTGATGGCCAACCTGTTCGAACCGATCGCCGAGCAAGACACCCAGATTGAAAAGTCGCTGGTCGATCTCGTGCAACACATCACCAAGCAGGTGATCAAGCGCGAACTGGCCATCGATTCAACGCAGATCGAACACGTCATGCGCGATGCCCTCAAGCTATTGCCGCTGGGCGTGGAAAACGTGCGTCTGTACGTCAATCCGCAGGATTTCGCCCAGGTCAAAGCCCTGCGCGAACGCCACGAAGAAACCTGGCGCATCGTCGAAGACGAGTCGCTGTTGCCGGGTGGCTGCCGGGTTGAAACCGAGCACAGCCGCATCGACGCCAGTGTCGAATCGCGGGTGACCCAGGTCATGGCCAAACTGTTCGACCAGTTGCACGAGCAGGCCCTGCACCCGGCAGCGCCTGACTTGAGTCTGGATATTCCCGAAGACACCCCAGCGGCTGTCGACTCTGACGAGCCGCGCGCGGACGCCAGCGATGCGCCTTGA